Proteins from one Streptomyces sp. NBC_00390 genomic window:
- a CDS encoding DUF6278 family protein, with translation MNIPFLDNWLGRHGDERGETEPATAVDTDPERAEAVAELLSECELLRVRAGQAGLELDDSPGSLGALDQLPPRWRDDPEELPWLGNDAGLYLGTVIVRTVPGAHWHVWPGGHPVVRLASGREISVVEAGLEWAVNGAPELSQVYAEAAEA, from the coding sequence ATGAACATCCCTTTCTTGGACAACTGGCTCGGACGCCACGGCGATGAACGGGGGGAGACGGAACCGGCCACCGCCGTCGACACCGACCCGGAGCGCGCCGAGGCGGTCGCCGAGCTGCTGTCCGAGTGCGAGCTGCTGCGGGTCCGGGCCGGCCAGGCCGGGCTCGAACTGGACGACTCGCCGGGTTCGTTGGGTGCGCTGGACCAGCTGCCGCCGCGCTGGCGCGACGACCCCGAGGAGCTGCCCTGGCTCGGCAATGACGCGGGGCTGTATCTGGGGACCGTCATCGTGCGCACGGTGCCCGGAGCGCACTGGCACGTCTGGCCGGGCGGCCATCCGGTGGTCCGGCTGGCCTCCGGCCGTGAGATCAGCGTGGTCGAGGCAGGGCTGGAATGGGCGGTCAACGGAGCGCCCGAGCTGTCCCAGGTGTACGCGGAAGCGGCCGAAGCCTGA
- a CDS encoding exodeoxyribonuclease III: MRIATWNVNSITARLPRLLAWLESTGTDVLCIQETKCTEEQFPADQLRELGYESAIQATGRWNGVALVSRVGLDDVVRGLPGGPDYDGVQEPRAISATCGPARVWSVYVPNGREIAHEHYAYKLRWLEALGTAVAADAAGERPFALLGDFNIAPTDDDVWDPSFFEGMTHVTPAERTALEALRGRGLTDVVPRPLKYDHPFTYWDYRQLCFPKNRGMRIDLVYGNEPFAKAVKDSYVDREERKGKGASDHAPVVVDLDI; encoded by the coding sequence ATGCGCATCGCCACCTGGAACGTCAACTCGATCACCGCCCGGCTGCCCCGGCTGCTGGCCTGGCTGGAGAGCACCGGCACCGACGTGCTGTGCATCCAGGAGACCAAGTGCACCGAGGAGCAGTTCCCCGCGGACCAGCTGCGTGAGCTCGGCTACGAATCCGCGATCCAGGCCACCGGCCGGTGGAACGGCGTGGCGCTGGTCTCCCGGGTGGGCCTGGACGACGTCGTGCGGGGCCTGCCCGGCGGCCCCGACTACGACGGCGTGCAGGAGCCGAGGGCGATCTCCGCGACCTGCGGCCCGGCCCGCGTCTGGTCGGTCTACGTGCCCAACGGCCGCGAGATCGCCCACGAGCACTACGCGTACAAGCTGCGCTGGCTGGAGGCGCTGGGGACGGCGGTGGCGGCCGACGCCGCGGGCGAGCGGCCGTTCGCGCTGCTCGGCGACTTCAACATCGCGCCCACCGACGACGATGTGTGGGACCCGTCCTTCTTCGAGGGCATGACCCATGTGACCCCGGCGGAGCGCACCGCGCTGGAGGCCCTGCGCGGCCGCGGCCTCACCGATGTGGTGCCCCGCCCGCTCAAGTACGACCACCCGTTCACCTACTGGGACTACCGCCAGCTGTGCTTCCCCAAGAACCGCGGCATGCGTATCGACCTGGTGTACGGGAATGAACCATTTGCGAAGGCCGTCAAGGACAGCTACGTCGACCGGGAGGAGCGCAAGGGCAAGGGAGCATCGGACCATGCGCCGGTCGTTGTCGACCTGGACATCTGA
- a CDS encoding MBL fold metallo-hydrolase, which translates to MRLTKKIHACIELEKDGSRLVVDPGGFSEPDAGLGADVILVTHEHPDHFDEGRLRAALEANPAAALWTLRSVADQLSAAFPGRVHTVGHGDSFTASGFDVQVHGELHAVIHPDIPRITNVGFLVDGSVFHPGDALTVPDHPVETLLLPVHAPWSKISEVIDYVREVKPQRAIDVHDALLTELARPIYDRQIGGLGGADHGRLTPGEARDL; encoded by the coding sequence ATGAGGCTCACCAAGAAGATCCATGCCTGCATCGAGCTGGAGAAGGACGGGAGCCGGCTCGTCGTCGACCCCGGTGGCTTCAGCGAACCGGATGCCGGCCTGGGGGCGGACGTCATCCTGGTCACGCACGAGCACCCGGACCACTTCGACGAGGGCCGGCTGCGGGCGGCGCTGGAGGCGAACCCGGCGGCGGCGCTGTGGACGCTCCGCAGCGTCGCCGACCAGCTCTCGGCGGCGTTCCCGGGCCGCGTGCACACCGTCGGCCACGGCGACTCCTTCACCGCGTCCGGCTTCGACGTGCAGGTGCACGGCGAGCTGCACGCGGTGATCCACCCCGACATTCCCCGGATCACCAACGTCGGTTTCCTGGTGGACGGTTCGGTCTTCCACCCCGGAGACGCGCTCACCGTCCCCGACCACCCGGTCGAGACGCTGCTGCTCCCCGTGCACGCCCCCTGGAGCAAGATCTCCGAGGTGATCGACTATGTGCGCGAGGTGAAGCCGCAGCGCGCCATCGACGTCCACGACGCACTCCTCACCGAGCTCGCCCGGCCCATCTACGACCGGCAGATCGGCGGGCTCGGCGGTGCGGACCACGGCCGGCTCACCCCGGGCGAGGCGCGGGATCTGTGA
- the pcaDC gene encoding bifunctional 3-oxoadipate enol-lactonase/4-carboxymuconolactone decarboxylase PcaDC yields MSETQTPPKTLQYRIDGPDDAPALILGPSLGTTWHMWDRQIDELCERWRVIRFDLPGHGGAPAHAASSVPELAERLLATLDQLGIQRFGYTGCAIGGAIGVELALRHPHRVASLALVAASPRFGTADEFRQRGVVVRTNGLEPMARSAPERWFTEGFAAAQPAIVEWAVQMVRTTDPGCYIAACEALAAFDVRAELGMIGVPTLVLVGSEDRVTGPAEARTLVAGIRDARLALVPGASHLAPVEQPAAVTDLLLHHFATAWHDTLAAIPVPAMPPTSAPVAPVAEIAPAVPDRTAGDPSLRPDPYDTGMKIRREVLGDAYVDRATAAADDFTGDFQELLTRYAWGEVWAREGLDRRARSIVTLTALVAGGHLDELAFHTRAALRNGLTPTEIREVLIHTAVYCGVPAANAAFRVAQTVIQEETRPPA; encoded by the coding sequence GTGAGTGAGACGCAGACGCCCCCGAAGACCCTGCAGTACCGGATCGACGGCCCCGACGACGCTCCCGCGCTCATCCTCGGCCCGTCGCTGGGCACCACATGGCACATGTGGGACCGGCAGATCGACGAGCTGTGCGAGCGATGGCGGGTGATCCGCTTCGATCTGCCCGGCCATGGCGGCGCGCCCGCGCATGCGGCCTCGTCCGTGCCCGAGCTGGCCGAACGGCTGCTGGCCACCCTCGACCAGCTGGGCATCCAGCGCTTCGGCTACACCGGCTGCGCCATAGGAGGTGCCATCGGTGTCGAGCTGGCGCTGCGTCATCCGCACCGGGTCGCCTCGCTCGCGCTGGTCGCCGCGTCGCCGCGGTTCGGGACCGCCGACGAGTTCCGTCAGCGCGGCGTGGTCGTACGCACCAACGGCCTCGAACCCATGGCCCGCAGCGCGCCCGAGCGCTGGTTCACCGAGGGCTTCGCCGCAGCCCAGCCGGCGATCGTCGAGTGGGCGGTCCAGATGGTCCGCACCACCGACCCCGGCTGCTACATCGCGGCGTGCGAGGCGCTCGCCGCCTTCGACGTACGGGCCGAGCTCGGGATGATCGGTGTGCCGACGCTGGTGCTGGTCGGCTCCGAGGACCGGGTCACCGGCCCCGCCGAGGCCCGGACACTGGTCGCCGGGATAAGGGACGCCCGGCTGGCGCTGGTCCCCGGCGCCTCCCATCTCGCGCCGGTCGAGCAGCCCGCCGCCGTCACCGACCTGCTGCTGCACCACTTCGCGACCGCCTGGCACGACACCCTCGCCGCCATCCCGGTGCCGGCCATGCCTCCCACCTCGGCACCCGTCGCCCCGGTCGCCGAGATCGCACCCGCGGTGCCCGACCGCACGGCGGGGGACCCGTCGCTGCGCCCCGATCCGTACGACACCGGGATGAAGATCCGCCGCGAAGTGCTCGGCGACGCGTATGTCGACCGGGCGACGGCCGCCGCCGACGACTTCACCGGCGACTTCCAGGAGCTGCTCACCCGCTACGCCTGGGGCGAGGTCTGGGCCCGCGAGGGACTGGACCGGCGTGCCCGCAGCATCGTCACGCTGACCGCGCTGGTCGCGGGCGGACATCTGGACGAGCTCGCGTTCCACACCCGCGCCGCCCTGCGCAACGGGCTCACCCCCACGGAGATCAGGGAGGTCCTGATCCACACCGCCGTCTACTGCGGTGTCCCCGCGGCCAACGCGGCGTTCCGGGTGGCGCAGACGGTCATCCAGGAGGAGACCAGACCCCCGGCGTAG
- a CDS encoding ROK family glucokinase gives MSTYRDFTQRGTARATVLKTIGTRERRSHLTAPRVPTVGIDIGGTKVMAGVVDADGVILEKVRTETPDKSKSPKVVEDTICELVLDLSDRHDVHAVGIGAAGWVDADRSKVLFAPHLAWRNEPLRDALSARLAVPVLVDNDANTAAWAEWRFGAGRGEDHLVMITLGTGIGGAILEDGQVKRGKYGVAGEFGHMQVVPGGHRCPCGNRGCWEQYSSGNALVREARELAAADSPVAYGIIDRVGGNIGDITGPLITELAREGDPMCVELLQDIGQWLGIGIANLAAALDPSCFVIGGGVSAADDLLIGPARDAFRRHLTGRGYRPEARIAKAQLGPEAGMVGAADLARLVARRFRRANRRRVERHERYERYAQALRSPSSTRATQEPPS, from the coding sequence TTGAGTACGTACCGCGACTTCACGCAGCGAGGCACCGCCCGCGCCACCGTCCTCAAGACCATCGGCACCCGCGAGCGGCGCTCGCATCTCACCGCGCCCCGGGTCCCCACCGTCGGCATCGACATCGGCGGCACCAAGGTGATGGCCGGTGTCGTCGACGCGGACGGCGTCATCCTGGAGAAGGTCCGCACCGAGACCCCGGACAAGTCGAAGAGCCCCAAGGTCGTCGAGGACACCATCTGCGAGCTGGTCCTCGACCTCTCGGACCGGCACGATGTCCACGCGGTGGGCATCGGAGCAGCGGGCTGGGTCGACGCCGACCGTTCCAAGGTGCTCTTCGCGCCGCACCTCGCCTGGCGCAACGAACCCCTGCGTGACGCGCTCTCGGCCCGGCTCGCCGTCCCCGTCCTGGTCGACAACGACGCCAACACCGCCGCCTGGGCGGAGTGGCGCTTCGGTGCCGGCCGTGGTGAGGACCATCTGGTGATGATCACGCTCGGCACCGGCATCGGCGGCGCGATCCTGGAGGACGGCCAGGTCAAGCGGGGCAAGTACGGGGTGGCCGGTGAGTTCGGCCACATGCAGGTCGTGCCCGGTGGACACCGCTGCCCCTGCGGCAACCGCGGCTGCTGGGAGCAGTACAGCTCCGGCAACGCGCTGGTGCGCGAGGCCCGCGAGCTCGCCGCGGCCGACTCCCCCGTGGCGTACGGCATCATCGACCGCGTCGGCGGCAACATCGGTGACATCACCGGTCCGCTGATCACGGAGCTCGCCCGCGAGGGCGATCCCATGTGCGTCGAGCTGCTGCAGGACATCGGCCAGTGGCTCGGCATCGGCATCGCCAACCTGGCCGCCGCCCTCGACCCGTCCTGCTTCGTCATCGGCGGCGGCGTCAGTGCCGCCGACGACCTGCTCATCGGCCCCGCCCGGGACGCCTTCCGCCGCCATCTCACCGGCCGCGGCTACCGCCCCGAGGCCCGTATCGCCAAAGCCCAGCTCGGACCCGAAGCAGGTATGGTCGGGGCCGCAGACCTGGCCCGGCTCGTGGCGCGACGCTTCCGCAGGGCCAACCGCCGCCGTGTCGAGCGCCATGAGCGCTACGAACGCTACGCACAGGCGCTGCGCAGTCCCAGCTCCACCCGCGCGACCCAGGAACCCCCGTCATGA
- a CDS encoding ATP-binding cassette domain-containing protein, whose translation MGAQARGGDTVTSVKTGTALVQLDDVSKYYGNIRALEGVSLEVHAGEITCVLGDNGAGKSTLIKIIAGLHRHDAGTFEIDGEPVTLTSPREALDRGIATVYQDLAVVPLMPVWRNFFLGSEPTKGAGPFRRLDVSTMRETTRSELLRMGIDLRDVDQPIGTLSGGERQCVAIARAVYFGAKVLVLDEPTAALGVKQSGVVLKYVAAARDAGLGVVLITHNPHHAYLVGDRFILLKRGVMSASHTKDSVTLDELTRQMAGGSELEDLRHELERAPAPTHLGGRATGKQAPAD comes from the coding sequence ATGGGTGCGCAAGCGCGCGGAGGCGACACGGTGACATCTGTGAAGACCGGGACCGCTCTCGTACAGCTCGACGACGTCAGCAAGTACTACGGCAACATCCGCGCCCTCGAAGGCGTCTCCCTCGAGGTCCACGCGGGCGAGATCACCTGCGTCCTCGGTGACAACGGCGCCGGCAAGTCCACCCTCATCAAGATCATCGCGGGTCTGCACCGGCATGACGCGGGCACCTTCGAGATCGACGGCGAACCGGTCACCCTCACCAGCCCACGGGAGGCGCTGGACCGAGGTATCGCCACGGTCTACCAGGACCTCGCCGTCGTCCCGCTGATGCCGGTGTGGCGCAACTTCTTCCTCGGCTCCGAGCCGACGAAGGGCGCGGGCCCCTTCAGGCGCCTCGACGTCTCGACGATGCGCGAGACCACCCGGTCCGAGCTGCTGCGCATGGGCATCGACCTGCGCGATGTCGACCAGCCCATCGGAACGCTGTCGGGCGGCGAGCGCCAGTGCGTCGCCATCGCCCGCGCGGTGTACTTCGGCGCCAAGGTGCTGGTGCTGGACGAGCCGACGGCGGCGCTCGGCGTGAAGCAGTCCGGCGTCGTGCTGAAGTATGTGGCCGCCGCCAGGGACGCAGGACTCGGCGTGGTGCTCATCACCCACAACCCGCACCACGCCTATCTGGTCGGTGACCGCTTCATCCTCCTCAAGCGCGGCGTCATGTCGGCCTCGCACACAAAGGACTCCGTCACTCTGGACGAACTCACCCGCCAGATGGCCGGCGGCAGCGAGCTCGAGGACCTGCGCCACGAGCTGGAACGTGCCCCCGCCCCGACCCACCTCGGCGGCCGTGCAACCGGGAAGCAGGCCCCCGCCGACTAG
- a CDS encoding ABC transporter permease encodes MSATAPPATPDKAPSAADERLLRVSPLRRLMGRPELGSVVGAVAVFLFFSVVADSFLQASSFSTVLYAASTIGIMAVPVALLMIGGEFDLSAGVLVTSSALISSMFSYQMTANVWAGVGVSLLVTLTVGVFNGFMLTRTKLPSFIITLGTFLMLTGLNLGFTKLISGTVSTKSISDMEGFASAKEVFASEWTVGDVTLKVTVLWWFVLIALATWILLRTRFGNWIFAVGGGADAARAVGVPVQRTKIGLYMGVAFAAWVSGQHLLFSFDVVQSGEGVGNELTYIIAAVIGGCLITGGYGSAIGSAIGAFIFGMTSKGIVYAEWNPDWFKFFLGAMLLLATLLNAWVRKRAEATR; translated from the coding sequence ATGAGCGCGACCGCACCACCTGCCACACCCGACAAGGCCCCGAGCGCGGCCGACGAGCGGCTGCTGCGCGTCTCGCCGCTGCGCAGGCTGATGGGCCGCCCCGAGCTCGGCTCGGTCGTCGGCGCGGTGGCCGTCTTCCTCTTCTTCTCGGTCGTCGCGGACTCCTTCCTCCAGGCGTCCAGCTTCTCCACCGTGCTGTACGCGGCATCGACGATCGGCATCATGGCCGTCCCGGTGGCGCTGCTGATGATCGGCGGAGAGTTCGACCTCTCGGCCGGCGTGCTGGTGACCAGCTCCGCGCTGATCTCCTCGATGTTCAGCTACCAGATGACGGCCAACGTCTGGGCCGGAGTGGGCGTCTCGCTGCTGGTCACCCTGACCGTCGGGGTCTTCAACGGCTTCATGCTGACCCGGACGAAACTGCCGAGCTTCATCATCACGCTCGGCACGTTCCTGATGCTGACCGGCCTCAACCTCGGCTTCACCAAGCTGATCAGCGGCACGGTCTCCACCAAGTCGATCAGCGACATGGAGGGCTTCGCCTCGGCCAAGGAGGTCTTCGCCTCCGAGTGGACCGTCGGTGACGTGACGCTCAAGGTGACCGTCCTGTGGTGGTTCGTCCTGATCGCTCTCGCCACCTGGATCCTGCTGCGCACCCGCTTCGGCAACTGGATCTTCGCGGTCGGCGGCGGGGCGGACGCGGCCCGCGCGGTCGGCGTCCCGGTCCAGCGCACCAAGATCGGCCTCTACATGGGCGTCGCGTTCGCCGCCTGGGTCTCGGGCCAGCACCTGCTGTTCTCGTTCGACGTGGTGCAGTCCGGCGAGGGCGTCGGCAACGAGCTGACGTACATCATCGCGGCCGTCATCGGCGGCTGTCTGATCACCGGCGGCTACGGCTCCGCGATCGGCTCGGCGATCGGTGCGTTCATCTTCGGAATGACCAGCAAGGGCATCGTCTACGCGGAGTGGAACCCGGACTGGTTCAAGTTCTTCCTCGGAGCGATGCTCCTTCTGGCCACCCTGCTCAACGCATGGGTGCGCAAGCGCGCGGAGGCGACACGGTGA
- a CDS encoding sugar ABC transporter substrate-binding protein, producing MRALGAVLAAALGTSLAGCSSTGGKRAEEAREAARNATGKAAVTTPRWTFAMITHSGDGDTFWDIVQSGAKQAADKDNINFLYAHSDEGQQQAQLVDSYITKKVDGLVVTLAKPDAMKDVVAKARRAGIPVITVNSGSEASRAYGALTHIGQDETIAGEAVGDELERRGKKRALCVIHEQGNVGHEQRCAGAKKTFAGQLQNLYVDGTSMPDVLASIEAKLQADRSIDSVVTLGAPFADAAAQAKRSAESKAEIDTFDLNPKVVSGLKDGTLGFAVDQQPYLQGYQAIDLLWLYRYNADVLGGGRPVLTGPQIVTEKDAAELERYTERGTR from the coding sequence ATGCGGGCGCTCGGCGCCGTGCTGGCGGCGGCACTCGGAACCTCCCTCGCGGGATGCAGCAGCACCGGCGGAAAGCGCGCCGAGGAGGCCCGCGAAGCAGCCCGGAACGCCACCGGCAAGGCCGCCGTCACCACGCCGAGATGGACCTTTGCCATGATCACCCACTCGGGAGACGGCGACACCTTCTGGGACATCGTCCAGAGCGGGGCGAAGCAGGCCGCGGACAAGGACAACATCAACTTCCTGTACGCCCACAGCGACGAAGGGCAGCAGCAGGCCCAGCTCGTCGACTCGTACATCACCAAGAAGGTCGACGGGCTCGTCGTCACCCTCGCCAAGCCGGACGCCATGAAGGATGTCGTGGCCAAGGCCCGCAGGGCCGGTATCCCGGTGATCACCGTGAACTCGGGCTCCGAGGCGTCCAGGGCCTACGGCGCGCTCACCCACATCGGGCAGGACGAGACGATCGCCGGCGAGGCCGTCGGCGACGAGCTCGAACGGCGTGGCAAGAAGAGGGCGCTGTGCGTCATCCACGAGCAGGGCAACGTGGGCCACGAGCAGCGCTGCGCCGGGGCGAAGAAGACGTTCGCCGGCCAACTGCAGAACCTGTACGTCGACGGCACGAGCATGCCCGACGTCCTGGCCTCCATCGAGGCCAAGCTGCAGGCCGACCGGTCCATCGACTCCGTCGTCACCCTGGGCGCGCCGTTCGCCGACGCGGCCGCGCAGGCGAAGCGGTCCGCCGAGTCGAAGGCCGAGATCGACACGTTCGACCTGAACCCGAAGGTCGTGAGCGGACTGAAGGACGGCACGCTCGGCTTCGCCGTCGACCAGCAGCCGTACCTCCAGGGCTACCAGGCCATCGACCTGCTGTGGCTCTACAGGTACAACGCCGACGTCCTCGGCGGCGGGCGGCCCGTCCTGACCGGCCCGCAGATCGTCACCGAGAAGGACGCCGCCGAACTGGAGCGATACACGGAACGGGGGACCCGATGA
- a CDS encoding sugar ABC transporter substrate-binding protein translates to MRTTRTAAALLAASALVVLAGCSSSGGKEGDEKTSAAGGGGESAKTPRLKIAMVTHSGEGDTFWDIVQSGAEVAAKKDNVQFLYAAAPEAKEQAQLVQTYIDQDVDGIVVTLAKPEAMSDVVKKAVAAGIPVVTINSGAEFSKGLGALSHIGQDESVAGEAVGEELNKRGKKKALCVIHEQGNVSLEARCAGVRKTFKGSVENLNVEGTNMPGSTSSIEAKLQSAKDIDAVVTLGAPFAAASVKAKAGAGSGAEVNTFDLNEDVVKQLKAGDIGFAVDQQPYLQGYLAIDELWLNKTNLNVIGGGKPILTGPALVTEKDVAALEKLTADGTR, encoded by the coding sequence ATGCGAACCACCCGCACGGCAGCAGCCCTGCTCGCCGCAAGCGCCCTGGTCGTCCTCGCCGGATGCAGCAGTTCCGGCGGCAAGGAGGGCGACGAGAAGACCTCGGCGGCCGGCGGGGGAGGCGAGAGTGCGAAGACTCCCCGGCTGAAGATCGCGATGGTGACCCACTCCGGCGAGGGCGACACCTTCTGGGACATCGTCCAGAGCGGCGCCGAAGTCGCGGCCAAGAAGGACAACGTCCAGTTCCTCTACGCCGCCGCCCCGGAGGCCAAGGAGCAGGCGCAGCTCGTCCAGACCTACATCGACCAGGACGTGGACGGGATCGTCGTCACCCTCGCCAAGCCGGAGGCGATGAGCGACGTCGTCAAGAAGGCCGTCGCCGCCGGCATCCCCGTCGTCACCATCAACTCCGGCGCCGAGTTCTCCAAGGGCCTCGGCGCGCTCAGCCACATAGGACAGGACGAGTCCGTGGCTGGCGAGGCCGTCGGCGAGGAACTCAACAAGCGCGGCAAGAAGAAGGCGCTCTGCGTCATCCACGAGCAGGGCAATGTCTCCCTCGAGGCCCGCTGCGCCGGTGTGCGCAAGACCTTCAAGGGCAGTGTCGAGAACCTCAACGTCGAGGGCACCAACATGCCCGGATCCACCTCCTCCATCGAGGCGAAGCTGCAGAGCGCCAAGGACATCGACGCCGTCGTCACGCTCGGCGCACCGTTCGCCGCCGCCTCCGTCAAGGCCAAGGCGGGCGCCGGCTCCGGCGCCGAGGTCAACACGTTCGACCTCAACGAGGACGTCGTGAAGCAGCTGAAGGCCGGCGACATCGGCTTCGCCGTGGACCAGCAGCCTTACCTCCAGGGATATCTCGCCATCGACGAACTGTGGCTCAACAAGACCAACCTCAATGTCATCGGCGGCGGCAAGCCGATCCTGACCGGCCCCGCACTCGTCACCGAGAAGGACGTCGCCGCCCTGGAGAAGCTGACCGCCGACGGCACCCGATGA
- a CDS encoding GntR family transcriptional regulator, whose product MDRTSPVPLYFQLSQQLESAIERGSLTPGSLLGNEIELAGRLGLSRPTVRQAIQSLVDKGLLVRRRGVGTQVVHSQVRRPLELSSLYDDLEAAGQRPATDVLRNLVEPASAEVAAALGIPEGSDVQLIERLRYAHGEPMARLRNHLPAGLLDCDTRQLESTGLYRMMRAAGITLHSARQSVGACAATLAEAELLGEAAGAPLLTMERTTFDDTGRAVEFGSHIYRASRYAFEFQLLVRP is encoded by the coding sequence GTGGACCGCACCAGTCCGGTCCCGCTCTACTTCCAGCTTTCGCAGCAGCTGGAATCGGCCATCGAACGGGGGAGTCTCACGCCCGGCAGTCTGCTCGGCAACGAGATCGAGCTCGCGGGCCGTCTGGGGCTGTCCCGGCCCACCGTCCGCCAGGCCATCCAGTCCCTGGTCGACAAGGGTCTGCTGGTGCGCCGCCGCGGCGTCGGCACCCAGGTCGTGCACAGCCAGGTCAGACGACCGCTGGAGCTCAGCAGCCTCTACGACGACCTGGAGGCGGCCGGCCAGCGCCCCGCCACCGACGTACTGCGCAACCTCGTCGAACCCGCGAGCGCCGAGGTCGCCGCCGCCCTCGGCATCCCCGAGGGCAGCGACGTGCAGCTGATCGAGCGGCTGCGTTACGCCCACGGCGAGCCCATGGCCCGACTGCGCAACCATCTGCCGGCCGGGCTGCTCGACTGCGACACGCGGCAGCTGGAGTCCACCGGGCTGTACCGGATGATGCGTGCCGCGGGTATCACGCTGCACAGTGCCCGCCAGTCGGTCGGTGCCTGTGCCGCCACCCTGGCCGAGGCCGAGCTGCTGGGCGAGGCGGCCGGCGCGCCGCTGCTGACCATGGAGCGCACCACGTTCGACGACACCGGCCGGGCCGTCGAGTTCGGCTCGCACATCTACCGCGCCTCCCGGTACGCCTTCGAGTTCCAGCTCCTTGTGCGCCCCTAG
- a CDS encoding Gfo/Idh/MocA family protein, giving the protein MRIGLIGTGRIGTFHAGVLSRHREVGSLVVTDADPARAAAVAERIGATAAPSAHEIFTWGVDAVVIASATASHAELISRAARTGLPAFCEKPIALDLAGTLGALHDVEQAGTVLQLGFMRRFDAGYTKAREVVRSGSLGRLHTVRAITADPSPPPAAYLPLSGGLYRDCLVHDFDILRWVTGREIVEVYATGSDTGPAMFREAGDVDTAAALLTLDDGTLATASATRCNGAGYDVRMELAGESDTVVVGLDDRTPISSTEPKGPSAADKPWPGFLERFAPAYEAELDAFVRLVNGERDENPCDGREALTALRVAEACELSRREHRPVRLDEIPAD; this is encoded by the coding sequence ATGCGCATCGGACTCATCGGAACGGGACGTATCGGCACGTTTCACGCGGGTGTACTCAGCCGCCACCGAGAGGTGGGTTCGCTGGTCGTGACGGACGCGGACCCGGCCCGGGCGGCCGCGGTGGCCGAGCGCATCGGGGCGACGGCCGCCCCCAGCGCGCACGAGATCTTCACCTGGGGCGTGGACGCCGTGGTGATCGCGTCCGCGACCGCTTCGCACGCCGAGCTCATCTCCCGCGCCGCGCGTACCGGGCTGCCCGCGTTCTGCGAGAAGCCCATCGCCCTCGACCTGGCCGGCACGCTCGGCGCGCTGCACGACGTCGAGCAGGCGGGCACCGTTCTGCAGCTGGGGTTCATGCGGCGATTCGACGCCGGGTACACCAAGGCCCGTGAGGTGGTGCGCTCGGGGTCCCTCGGCCGCCTGCACACCGTACGCGCCATCACCGCCGACCCCTCGCCGCCGCCCGCCGCGTATCTGCCCCTGTCCGGCGGTCTGTACCGGGACTGTCTGGTTCACGACTTCGACATCCTGCGCTGGGTGACCGGCCGCGAGATCGTCGAGGTGTACGCGACCGGCTCGGACACGGGGCCCGCCATGTTCCGTGAGGCCGGCGACGTCGACACGGCGGCCGCGCTGCTCACCCTGGACGACGGCACGCTGGCGACCGCGTCCGCCACCCGCTGCAACGGCGCGGGATACGACGTCCGGATGGAGCTGGCCGGGGAGTCCGACACCGTGGTCGTCGGCCTGGACGACCGCACCCCGATCAGCTCGACCGAGCCGAAGGGCCCGTCGGCGGCGGACAAGCCGTGGCCGGGCTTCCTGGAGCGCTTCGCCCCTGCCTACGAGGCGGAGCTGGACGCGTTCGTCCGCCTGGTGAACGGGGAGAGGGACGAGAACCCGTGCGACGGACGCGAGGCGCTGACGGCGCTGCGGGTCGCGGAGGCGTGCGAGCTGTCGCGCCGCGAGCACCGGCCGGTGCGGCTGGACGAGATCCCGGCGGACTGA